One genomic window of Sulfurovum lithotrophicum includes the following:
- a CDS encoding YeeE/YedE thiosulfate transporter family protein, which translates to MDIVVKTAGDDFFSRLAQMFENVIHQGHGSLALVFLIGVIFGGIIQYTRVDKFEKIAGFAMLKDTIVPKMLFLAVGLTSIALYFMIEAGWAHYHVKPIIWQGLIIGGTLFGISMAIFGKCPGTGPVSIAEGRIDVLIGAIGGLLGGLVFTLYYDDFFKPLMGTSAGKLTLPKLFPGHEHLVVLIFGIIVTLIAIVIPKVEMFDEADLSKLPDDQRPDRV; encoded by the coding sequence ATGGATATCGTAGTTAAAACTGCCGGTGATGACTTTTTTTCACGCTTGGCACAAATGTTCGAAAACGTGATCCATCAGGGGCACGGTTCTCTTGCACTGGTCTTTCTGATCGGCGTAATATTCGGTGGTATCATCCAGTATACCCGTGTCGACAAATTCGAAAAGATCGCCGGATTTGCCATGCTGAAGGACACCATTGTCCCTAAAATGCTCTTTCTTGCCGTGGGCCTTACCAGTATTGCACTCTATTTCATGATAGAAGCGGGATGGGCACACTACCATGTAAAACCCATCATCTGGCAGGGGCTGATCATAGGTGGTACACTCTTCGGTATATCTATGGCAATTTTCGGAAAATGCCCGGGAACAGGACCTGTCTCCATCGCTGAAGGACGTATCGATGTTCTTATAGGCGCTATCGGCGGACTACTCGGCGGCTTGGTTTTCACCCTCTATTACGATGACTTCTTCAAACCGTTGATGGGAACAAGCGCAGGTAAACTCACCCTCCCCAAACTTTTCCCGGGACATGAACATCTTGTGGTGCTGATCTTCGGTATCATAGTGACGCTTATCGCCATAGTCATTCCAAAAGTGGAAATGTTCGACGAAGCCGATCTCTCCAAACTTCCTGACGACCAGAGACCGGACAGGGTTTAA
- a CDS encoding YeeE/YedE thiosulfate transporter family protein, whose translation MARLPWWMGGILMSMLLLMTFSVFGADRPIGASTYVPYFADLIFDLDPEKYSYLKEIQNPGAWEGVMLMGALFGGFVTSVFITKSFRFSLIPTGWKRYKNNSVLSRLLWSFFAGFVMIIGARLAGGCTSGHFMSGMSQMAISSMIFGTVVMISLLITGKLFYNKEEK comes from the coding sequence ATGGCTCGATTACCCTGGTGGATGGGCGGCATATTGATGTCCATGCTTCTTCTGATGACATTTTCCGTATTCGGAGCGGACAGACCTATAGGCGCGTCTACCTATGTACCTTACTTTGCAGACCTCATCTTCGATCTTGACCCCGAAAAGTACTCTTATCTCAAAGAGATACAGAATCCCGGTGCCTGGGAAGGCGTGATGCTCATGGGAGCACTCTTTGGCGGGTTCGTCACCTCTGTGTTCATTACAAAAAGTTTCAGGTTCTCCCTGATCCCGACAGGCTGGAAGAGATACAAGAACAACTCCGTACTCTCCAGACTGCTATGGAGCTTTTTTGCAGGATTTGTCATGATCATCGGTGCAAGACTGGCAGGCGGATGCACCAGCGGTCACTTTATGTCGGGCATGAGCCAGATGGCCATCTCTTCCATGATATTCGGTACCGTGGTCATGATCTCACTGCTCATTACGGGAAAACTTTTCTATAACAAAGAGGAGAAATAA
- a CDS encoding sodium:solute symporter, with protein MHSAFSTLDWAVFSSYFLVLIVTSVLLSQGKIRNTRDYFVGSNTVPMWAAAISVLATSQSAATFLGGPEYAYSKDLTFIGFYLSAFLAVVFVAKVLIPRFYAIKAVTVYELLEKRYGASAKKQAGVMFLVGRLFASGARLYIGALAISMILFLDIAAAHVAISIAVLMLGALAYVYFGGVKSVIFSDIIQAATYIGAGIAVLIYLYMSMNADMGTIVSTLQAEHKLKLLDWSLSGGFSVWALLGGWLLLNIAAYGLDQDMTQRALTCKDTKEAQNSLMFSIYMTIPVAILFLCIGLLLYLFYQHPELSGLNTEVVQKFDGEKITIFMYYILHEMPEGMRGLVTVGAVAAALSSSNSVLGAMSSVAIEDLYKPWKRKRSDVDEMHFVKAGRAAVLLFAVALSAMAMISYYWQRYTELPLLSFALGVMAFAYTGLLGVYAAAIFTKRGSATTVPLSLIGGFMTVLLLQPYVLGAVFDFKLGFAWQILIGTIVAFAIMMTGRSYLQKP; from the coding sequence ATGCATTCGGCTTTCTCCACGCTGGACTGGGCGGTCTTTTCTTCATATTTTTTGGTATTAATCGTTACATCCGTTCTTTTAAGCCAAGGAAAGATCAGAAATACCCGAGACTATTTTGTAGGAAGCAATACCGTTCCGATGTGGGCTGCAGCTATCTCGGTACTGGCCACTTCGCAGTCGGCAGCCACCTTTCTGGGCGGCCCGGAATACGCCTATAGCAAAGATCTGACCTTTATCGGATTTTACCTCTCTGCCTTTTTGGCTGTTGTGTTTGTGGCCAAAGTGCTCATTCCCCGTTTCTATGCCATTAAAGCTGTGACAGTTTATGAACTGCTTGAGAAGCGTTACGGTGCATCTGCAAAGAAGCAGGCTGGTGTCATGTTCCTTGTAGGGCGCCTGTTTGCTTCGGGAGCACGGCTGTACATAGGGGCGTTGGCCATATCGATGATCCTTTTTCTGGATATTGCAGCCGCTCATGTGGCCATTTCCATTGCCGTTTTGATGCTGGGTGCACTGGCCTATGTCTATTTTGGCGGGGTAAAGTCGGTCATTTTTTCCGATATTATTCAGGCAGCCACCTACATCGGGGCAGGGATTGCGGTACTGATCTACCTCTATATGAGTATGAATGCCGATATGGGTACGATCGTCTCGACACTGCAGGCAGAGCACAAACTCAAACTGCTTGACTGGTCTTTGAGCGGCGGATTCTCGGTCTGGGCACTGCTTGGCGGATGGCTGCTGTTGAACATCGCTGCCTATGGGCTGGACCAGGATATGACGCAACGGGCTTTGACCTGTAAAGATACCAAAGAGGCGCAGAACTCCCTGATGTTCTCGATCTATATGACGATCCCCGTGGCTATTTTGTTCCTGTGTATAGGGCTGCTGCTTTATCTCTTCTACCAACACCCCGAACTCTCTGGACTCAATACCGAAGTGGTACAGAAATTCGACGGTGAGAAGATCACGATATTCATGTACTATATTTTGCATGAGATGCCTGAAGGGATGCGTGGACTGGTGACGGTCGGAGCGGTTGCTGCGGCCCTCTCTTCCTCCAACTCCGTATTGGGTGCCATGTCTTCCGTGGCTATTGAAGACCTTTATAAACCCTGGAAGCGCAAAAGAAGTGATGTGGATGAGATGCATTTTGTCAAAGCGGGCAGGGCGGCTGTATTGCTCTTTGCCGTGGCCCTCTCGGCTATGGCGATGATCAGCTACTACTGGCAGCGCTACACCGAACTGCCGCTGCTCAGTTTTGCGCTGGGTGTCATGGCTTTTGCCTATACCGGACTGTTGGGGGTCTATGCTGCGGCCATATTTACCAAACGCGGCAGTGCAACAACCGTACCGCTTTCTCTTATAGGCGGTTTTATGACCGTACTTCTGCTTCAACCCTATGTACTGGGTGCCGTGTTCGATTTCAAGCTTGGGTTTGCATGGCAGATACTCATAGGAACGATCGTAGCGTTTGCCATTATGATGACAGGCAGGAGTTACCTGCAGAAGCCATAA
- the hemL gene encoding glutamate-1-semialdehyde 2,1-aminomutase, translating to MAYDKSIAAFEEAYKVIPGGVDSPVRAFSGVEGTPPFIERGEGAYLFDIDGNRYIDYVQSWGPLIFGHTDADIEASVIDSVKKGLSFGAPTTVETELAEEIVSMFDSIDKVRFVSSGTEAVMSAIRLARGATGRDNILKFTGCYHGHSDSLLVQAGSGLATFGTPSSPGVPADLTKHTLLATYNDIESVEKCFADSPEGIACVIIEPIAGNMGLVPADETFLQQLRALCDAHDTLLIFDEVMSGFRASLKGAQGITTVKPDMVTLGKVIGAGMPVGAFGARAEIMAQLSPEGPVYQAGTLSGNPVAMAAGLTSLRKLKANPAIYVELGNRAKKLVEGLKRAADSVNVPMVTDVRGSMFGFFFSDKPVRNFADVMENDQKLFAKFHKGMLDRGIYLACSSFETGFISTAITDEMIDETVKAAYETLKEIKA from the coding sequence ATGGCATATGATAAAAGTATTGCGGCATTTGAAGAGGCTTACAAAGTTATTCCCGGAGGCGTAGACTCTCCTGTACGTGCATTCAGCGGAGTGGAAGGAACACCACCGTTCATAGAAAGAGGTGAAGGGGCATACCTTTTTGATATTGACGGGAACAGATATATCGATTATGTACAAAGCTGGGGTCCGCTGATCTTTGGTCATACCGATGCAGATATCGAAGCTTCAGTTATCGATTCAGTCAAAAAAGGACTGAGTTTCGGAGCACCGACAACAGTAGAGACGGAACTGGCTGAAGAGATCGTTTCCATGTTTGACAGTATCGACAAGGTTCGATTCGTCAGTTCGGGAACCGAAGCGGTCATGTCGGCGATCCGTCTGGCAAGAGGGGCAACGGGAAGGGACAACATTTTGAAGTTCACCGGATGCTACCATGGACACTCCGATTCGCTGCTGGTACAGGCAGGTTCTGGTCTTGCGACATTTGGTACACCGTCAAGCCCTGGAGTGCCTGCTGACCTGACCAAACATACGCTTTTGGCGACTTATAACGATATTGAAAGCGTTGAGAAATGTTTTGCGGACTCTCCGGAAGGAATCGCCTGTGTGATCATCGAACCGATCGCTGGAAATATGGGGCTTGTACCTGCGGATGAAACCTTCCTGCAACAGCTTAGAGCTCTCTGTGATGCACATGATACCCTGCTGATCTTCGATGAGGTAATGAGTGGCTTCAGGGCTTCCCTTAAAGGTGCACAGGGTATCACGACTGTGAAACCCGATATGGTGACTTTGGGCAAAGTTATCGGTGCGGGTATGCCTGTAGGTGCCTTTGGTGCCAGGGCGGAGATCATGGCGCAGCTCTCTCCCGAAGGACCGGTCTATCAGGCAGGAACACTTTCGGGTAATCCCGTAGCTATGGCGGCCGGGCTGACCAGTCTTAGAAAACTCAAAGCCAATCCGGCCATCTATGTCGAACTGGGGAATAGGGCCAAAAAACTGGTCGAAGGACTGAAGAGGGCGGCAGATTCCGTCAATGTACCTATGGTGACGGATGTGAGAGGTTCCATGTTCGGTTTCTTCTTCTCCGACAAGCCGGTCAGGAACTTTGCCGACGTGATGGAGAACGACCAGAAACTCTTTGCCAAATTCCATAAAGGGATGCTTGACCGCGGTATCTACCTTGCCTGCTCCTCTTTCGAAACAGGCTTCATCTCGACTGCCATCACTGATGAGATGATAGACGAGACGGTCAAAGCGGCTTATGAAACACTCAAAGAGATCAAAGCGTAA
- a CDS encoding vWA domain-containing protein has translation MNYFRYILILLGFLFVSVTVSAQVPRTAIIFDASGSMWGKIGNKTKIEIAKNALRDVIEHWDPNRPLGLTIYGHRKKADCSDIQTVFPLGRIDKEKILHIVSNIRPKGKTPISRSLKKVAEELGYLTHRVTLILISDGKETCDSDSLDSIRKLKEQGLGIVVHVIGFDVDKETSEQLKSIAKVTGGSYTPAKNATALTQAFRTVAKEIQKVKPPSPPAKNLKITASETRESSWIQALHIISPIDSNISKTETTSCISYPNQACGLKLPEGRYKLSTDYNRYHKEKEIEVYENNITAVNVVTGETGKVSISAREAQKTANIRLHYGIYSANDSTLIVSGDTTEKDAIIERLPVGKYLIRYNHFTLSGEVPFDVLSGKVTQLDLITGKTGIVSITASETKNTAWVNAHHTFRSLKRKKDIVMECDSEKTTACKVRLPIGIYSVTTRYKDLSVDTIIEVSYGKKHIKNIVLKPTGIIEISAKEDINSQPIHAAYVIRKADNNNTVLASGHTPATVELFAGRYILITEYCTYRQQLTFVIKAAKKLPIEIYTGKTGYLRLSSSLHTNSKALKAAYTLYDENKTKILSHPSSCETTQNNKTLWQLPIGKYTIKAYYPPYEQTKHVQITQGKTVDLHFVMDPIGTVKISAEEENSQRNIQVDHSIFRVINNEINESNVSYTCHTEGMYSCDINLSVGRYLLISSYNHFTKHTYFDIHENEILPLHIVMGGTGKVNITAYEMLGGNPIKSVTHYIMQKEGNVSKNITSCYKDLHCVRRLPVGKYSVRSEYNILEKTTPFTIEAAKTTGLDVILGAVAPVRIRVTIMPTKDKVSANHTIYHIDNRNHRKEITEMCWYDKKSQSCTINLPIGTYLLQSTYKGIKKETLFEVKNIDENLVNVVLDLDLPKE, from the coding sequence ATGAACTATTTCCGATACATTCTAATATTACTGGGGTTTCTCTTTGTGTCAGTTACCGTGTCGGCTCAAGTACCACGGACCGCTATAATATTTGATGCTTCAGGAAGTATGTGGGGAAAGATCGGGAACAAAACCAAAATTGAAATTGCAAAAAATGCACTTAGAGATGTAATAGAACATTGGGATCCCAATAGACCATTAGGGTTGACAATTTATGGTCATCGCAAAAAAGCCGACTGCAGCGATATCCAGACAGTTTTCCCTCTGGGCAGGATAGATAAAGAAAAAATACTTCATATTGTCAGTAATATCAGACCTAAAGGCAAAACACCCATTAGCCGTTCTCTGAAAAAAGTTGCTGAAGAGTTGGGCTATTTGACACATAGAGTTACACTTATCTTGATCAGTGACGGCAAGGAAACATGTGACAGTGATTCTCTGGATTCTATACGCAAACTTAAAGAACAGGGCTTGGGTATAGTAGTGCATGTCATAGGATTTGATGTAGATAAAGAGACTTCTGAACAATTAAAATCCATTGCCAAAGTAACAGGAGGCAGTTATACACCTGCTAAAAATGCAACTGCGCTTACTCAGGCTTTTAGAACAGTTGCCAAAGAGATACAAAAAGTAAAACCTCCTTCGCCTCCTGCAAAGAATTTAAAAATCACGGCAAGCGAAACACGAGAAAGCTCCTGGATACAGGCACTGCATATTATTTCTCCCATAGACTCCAATATTTCAAAAACAGAAACTACAAGCTGTATCTCTTATCCTAACCAGGCGTGCGGCCTCAAACTTCCTGAAGGTCGCTATAAATTAAGTACTGATTATAATCGCTATCACAAAGAAAAAGAAATTGAAGTTTATGAAAACAATATAACTGCTGTAAATGTAGTAACCGGAGAAACAGGCAAAGTTTCCATATCTGCACGAGAAGCTCAGAAAACTGCCAATATTCGTTTACATTACGGTATCTACTCTGCCAATGACAGTACATTGATCGTTAGTGGTGACACAACTGAAAAAGATGCAATTATAGAGAGACTTCCTGTTGGAAAATATCTTATCCGTTACAACCATTTTACTCTCAGTGGAGAGGTTCCATTTGACGTACTTAGTGGCAAAGTAACGCAACTTGATCTGATTACCGGAAAAACCGGCATAGTATCAATCACTGCAAGCGAAACCAAAAATACCGCGTGGGTCAATGCACACCATACTTTCCGATCCCTGAAAAGAAAAAAAGATATTGTTATGGAATGTGATTCTGAAAAAACAACCGCTTGCAAAGTACGTTTACCTATTGGAATTTACAGCGTTACTACAAGATACAAGGACCTATCAGTCGATACCATAATAGAAGTATCCTATGGTAAAAAACACATAAAAAACATTGTTTTAAAACCGACTGGGATTATCGAAATTTCAGCGAAAGAAGACATTAACAGTCAACCGATCCATGCTGCTTATGTGATTCGAAAAGCAGATAATAATAACACAGTGCTTGCAAGCGGACATACACCTGCAACTGTTGAACTTTTTGCAGGCAGATATATACTGATAACCGAGTACTGTACCTATAGACAGCAACTTACCTTTGTGATCAAAGCTGCAAAAAAACTTCCAATTGAAATTTACACAGGAAAGACAGGGTATCTCAGGCTCTCTTCATCTTTACATACAAACAGTAAAGCACTCAAAGCAGCTTATACGTTATATGATGAAAATAAAACAAAAATACTCTCACACCCTTCTTCTTGTGAAACAACACAAAACAATAAAACACTTTGGCAGCTTCCTATAGGAAAATATACGATCAAGGCTTACTATCCTCCATACGAACAAACAAAGCATGTTCAAATTACACAGGGGAAAACCGTCGATCTGCATTTTGTGATGGATCCTATCGGGACAGTAAAAATCAGTGCAGAAGAAGAGAACAGTCAAAGAAATATACAGGTAGATCACTCTATTTTTCGTGTGATCAACAATGAGATTAATGAAAGCAATGTATCTTATACCTGCCATACTGAAGGTATGTATAGTTGTGATATAAATCTCTCTGTGGGAAGATACCTGCTAATTTCTTCTTACAACCATTTTACAAAACATACATATTTTGACATTCATGAAAATGAAATACTTCCTTTACATATTGTTATGGGAGGTACTGGGAAGGTTAATATAACTGCTTACGAAATGTTGGGCGGCAACCCCATAAAGTCTGTAACTCACTATATTATGCAAAAGGAGGGTAATGTGAGTAAAAATATCACTAGTTGCTATAAAGACCTTCATTGTGTAAGACGTCTGCCTGTTGGAAAATACAGTGTCCGCAGCGAATACAATATATTAGAGAAAACTACTCCTTTTACCATAGAAGCTGCTAAAACAACTGGATTAGATGTCATTTTGGGAGCAGTAGCTCCAGTGAGAATCCGGGTGACAATTATGCCTACAAAAGATAAAGTCTCTGCAAACCATACCATTTATCATATTGATAACAGAAACCATCGTAAGGAGATTACAGAAATGTGCTGGTATGATAAAAAATCACAAAGTTGTACTATCAATTTGCCTATTGGTACCTATCTTCTGCAATCAACTTACAAGGGGATAAAAAAAGAAACACTTTTTGAAGTAAAAAACATAGATGAGAATCTTGTAAATGTCGTGCTGGATCTCGACTTGCCCAAAGAATAA
- a CDS encoding YchJ family protein, with product MQLCYCKSGLEFSKCCEPILRVFEPAPTALALMRSRYSAYCLGDVNYLQATTHDHTWSDEELKFIQDWADNSHWQHLEIVDHDEDTVEFKAYYIYDGVQHMHHEKSAFMKVNDMWKYVDGDIYEDKVDFKRNEVCICGSGKKYKRCCAQKLKS from the coding sequence ATGCAACTATGTTACTGTAAAAGTGGATTGGAATTTTCAAAATGCTGCGAGCCCATCCTGCGTGTATTCGAACCTGCTCCCACTGCACTGGCGCTCATGCGTTCACGCTACTCCGCCTATTGTCTGGGTGACGTCAACTACCTGCAGGCGACCACGCATGACCATACCTGGAGCGATGAAGAGCTCAAGTTCATACAGGACTGGGCGGACAACAGCCACTGGCAGCATCTTGAGATCGTTGATCATGACGAAGATACGGTAGAGTTTAAAGCCTATTATATCTACGACGGTGTGCAGCACATGCACCATGAAAAGTCTGCATTTATGAAGGTCAACGATATGTGGAAATATGTGGATGGCGATATTTACGAGGACAAAGTGGACTTTAAGCGTAATGAAGTCTGCATCTGTGGCAGCGGTAAGAAGTATAAACGCTGCTGTGCGCAAAAGCTTAAATCCTGA
- a CDS encoding energy transducer TonB, with protein MMIRGRTIRTLEGLLLSLLLHLLIFLLFFVSFKEMKFPPPPPPAKKISLNLKQIKTVPPTSPAPQPAIPPQPKPQPVQPQPPHPKPKPVTPPKPKPVEKKPIEKKQVKTPTPVAKKKVLDEKARLTVEKKEHEENNVTKVAKKEEKPKKVLKKKEKKPKKKIVKKSRPQKPRKPSRPKRGLAGALMGSGRSVSLAPSTPSGPNYGSQMIKQLYGSEFDSFTPTQKKFIKRNLGIIHRITQRTLIQNGYPDVAVRTRQEGTNVVTFYLHPNGNITGLHLQSRIGYTALDENTLQVIRIAYKEYPHPKTTTKITFYVQYSIY; from the coding sequence ATGATGATCAGAGGGAGGACTATACGCACACTTGAGGGGCTGCTGCTCTCCCTCCTGCTTCACCTGCTCATCTTTCTGCTCTTTTTTGTCTCGTTCAAAGAGATGAAGTTCCCTCCGCCACCGCCGCCGGCCAAGAAGATCTCACTGAATCTCAAACAGATCAAAACTGTACCGCCAACATCTCCGGCACCCCAACCTGCTATTCCCCCACAGCCAAAACCACAGCCGGTCCAGCCACAACCACCACATCCCAAACCAAAACCCGTTACACCCCCAAAGCCCAAGCCTGTTGAAAAAAAGCCCATAGAAAAAAAGCAGGTAAAAACGCCTACACCTGTTGCCAAGAAAAAAGTGCTTGACGAAAAAGCGCGTCTGACAGTAGAAAAAAAAGAGCATGAAGAAAACAATGTCACCAAGGTGGCCAAAAAAGAGGAAAAGCCCAAAAAAGTACTAAAAAAGAAAGAAAAAAAACCCAAAAAAAAGATAGTCAAAAAAAGCAGGCCGCAGAAACCAAGAAAGCCTTCCCGTCCCAAAAGAGGACTGGCCGGTGCACTGATGGGTTCAGGCCGTTCCGTTTCACTGGCACCAAGCACGCCTTCCGGCCCCAACTACGGTTCGCAGATGATCAAACAGCTCTACGGTTCGGAGTTCGACAGCTTTACCCCAACACAGAAAAAGTTCATCAAAAGGAATCTCGGTATCATACACCGTATTACCCAGCGTACACTCATCCAGAACGGCTACCCCGATGTAGCGGTAAGAACCCGCCAGGAAGGCACCAACGTAGTCACCTTCTATCTGCACCCCAACGGGAACATCACAGGACTGCATCTGCAAAGCCGCATCGGGTACACAGCACTGGACGAAAATACTCTGCAGGTCATACGTATCGCCTACAAAGAGTACCCTCATCCCAAAACAACAACGAAGATCACTTTCTATGTACAATACAGCATCTATTAA
- a CDS encoding AtpZ/AtpI family protein: MQRKEDDPKFKKIVDAADGLSLGISIVVAVLIGVGIGLGLQKLTGAMWTLWIGVFVGIAAAVLNVYKAYDKQKRSLDELANDPRYRHQKKYTADDDEDENRK, from the coding sequence ATGCAAAGAAAAGAAGATGATCCGAAATTCAAAAAGATCGTAGATGCCGCTGACGGACTGAGCCTGGGTATCTCTATAGTCGTGGCCGTGCTGATAGGGGTTGGTATAGGGCTGGGGTTGCAGAAACTTACCGGTGCGATGTGGACACTTTGGATAGGTGTCTTTGTCGGCATAGCTGCAGCGGTTTTGAATGTCTATAAAGCCTATGATAAGCAGAAGAGGTCACTGGATGAACTGGCGAACGATCCGCGCTATAGACATCAAAAAAAATATACGGCAGACGATGATGAGGATGAGAACCGTAAATAA
- a CDS encoding N-acetylmuramoyl-L-alanine amidase — MTKTILGALALLILALQPVQSDNFKCSTKPIQPPLHIIDKPIDFGKERVNMTKAYIRQHYGKKVKNITITPRIIVLHWTAEMDLKKSFNRLKPQRLLTDRKDIAKASALNVSAQFLVDRDGTIYRLMPENWMARHVIGLNYSSIGIENIGGKGNKAEDLTPAQLRSNIALVRYLKAKYPTIKYLIGHYEYRQMEHTSLWLEKDKGYRTVKNDPGRKFMSSVRKNVKDLHLKMPPRGR, encoded by the coding sequence ATGACAAAAACTATATTGGGCGCACTTGCGTTGTTGATACTGGCTTTGCAGCCTGTACAGTCTGACAATTTCAAATGTTCTACAAAACCCATCCAGCCACCTTTGCATATTATAGACAAACCTATTGATTTTGGCAAAGAACGTGTCAATATGACCAAAGCGTACATCAGGCAGCATTATGGGAAAAAAGTGAAGAATATTACCATTACCCCCCGTATCATCGTACTGCACTGGACGGCGGAGATGGATCTCAAAAAGTCCTTTAACCGGCTTAAACCGCAAAGACTGCTGACAGACAGGAAAGACATCGCCAAAGCTTCGGCACTCAATGTCTCCGCGCAGTTTCTCGTGGACCGTGACGGGACCATCTACCGTTTGATGCCTGAGAACTGGATGGCGCGCCATGTCATTGGCCTGAACTATTCAAGTATCGGCATAGAGAATATAGGAGGAAAGGGGAACAAGGCAGAAGACCTTACCCCTGCGCAGCTGCGCTCCAACATCGCACTGGTGCGTTACCTCAAGGCAAAATACCCAACTATAAAATACCTGATAGGCCACTATGAGTACAGACAGATGGAGCATACTTCTCTCTGGCTTGAGAAGGACAAAGGCTACCGAACGGTCAAGAACGACCCGGGCAGGAAGTTCATGTCCTCTGTACGAAAAAATGTAAAAGACCTGCATCTGAAGATGCCTCCCCGAGGCAGATAA
- a CDS encoding alpha/beta hydrolase: MSLLHTIWYKLPWWILRKATWLVWLSFLGTLIVSGILLTLYIQSLPSLSTWHTVKLKSEFTRKSKVNDFESYLALEKKLFRELDAKVYDKISIEEQSIINRYTRNSLSDPKRWARNWNRTFELPVDDPKMGVLLLHGMSDSPYSLHAQAKYLHEKGVWVVAMRMPGHGTIPSGLTSIKWQDMAAATEIGMKRLSQKVGNRPIHIIGYSTGAPLALNYTFKALNDDRLRLPSSLIFFSPAIGISKTASFAVWQSRIGHLFSLPKMEWNSIAPEYDPFKYNSFAINAADQVYRVCRKVQKQFDAYDKQTLHSKSFPSVLTFQSIIDDTVTVSDTVDHLYKRLPKGDHTLVLFDINNYFSKNMLVKRKTAAKIDVLKSATGNNYTLDLISDMNSSRGDLQLIRDHTTPKDLPLHWPKKVFSLSHLAMPIPADDPLYGNENAPASPGIQLGHLSNYGEASALEISPSALLRLRWNPFHQYTEERILTFLGLERQSK, from the coding sequence ATGAGTCTCCTGCATACTATCTGGTACAAACTTCCATGGTGGATTTTACGTAAAGCAACCTGGCTGGTTTGGCTCTCTTTTCTCGGAACATTGATCGTTTCAGGCATTTTGTTGACACTATACATACAATCCCTTCCTTCTCTTTCCACATGGCACACGGTAAAACTCAAGAGTGAGTTTACAAGAAAATCGAAGGTGAATGATTTTGAATCGTATCTTGCTCTGGAGAAGAAGCTTTTCAGAGAGCTTGATGCAAAAGTGTATGATAAAATTTCAATAGAAGAACAAAGTATCATAAACCGTTACACCAGAAACAGTCTCTCCGACCCGAAACGCTGGGCGAGAAACTGGAACAGGACTTTTGAACTGCCTGTGGACGATCCCAAGATGGGGGTTCTGCTCCTGCACGGCATGTCGGATTCACCCTACAGTCTGCATGCACAGGCCAAATACCTGCATGAAAAAGGTGTCTGGGTCGTGGCAATGCGCATGCCCGGTCACGGTACCATCCCTTCAGGTCTCACCTCCATCAAATGGCAGGATATGGCAGCCGCAACGGAGATAGGTATGAAACGCCTCAGCCAGAAAGTAGGCAACAGGCCCATTCACATCATAGGGTACTCAACCGGTGCACCTCTGGCACTCAACTATACATTCAAGGCACTCAATGACGACAGACTGAGACTTCCCTCAAGTCTCATTTTCTTCTCTCCTGCCATCGGCATCAGCAAAACAGCCTCTTTTGCAGTATGGCAAAGCCGTATCGGCCACCTCTTCTCACTGCCCAAGATGGAATGGAACAGTATCGCTCCGGAGTACGACCCCTTCAAATACAACTCTTTTGCTATCAATGCAGCTGACCAGGTCTATCGTGTCTGCAGAAAGGTACAAAAGCAGTTCGATGCATACGATAAACAAACCTTACACAGTAAGTCATTCCCCTCCGTACTTACCTTCCAGTCTATCATAGACGATACCGTTACCGTTTCGGATACGGTAGACCATCTCTACAAACGTCTTCCCAAAGGCGACCATACACTTGTTCTCTTCGATATCAACAATTATTTCAGCAAAAATATGCTTGTCAAGAGAAAAACCGCCGCAAAAATAGACGTTTTAAAAAGTGCCACAGGGAACAACTATACACTCGATCTTATCTCTGATATGAATTCAAGCCGGGGAGACCTTCAGCTCATCAGAGATCATACGACACCAAAAGATCTGCCCCTCCACTGGCCAAAAAAAGTTTTTTCTCTTTCACATCTCGCGATGCCGATCCCGGCTGATGATCCTCTCTACGGTAATGAAAATGCCCCGGCAAGCCCGGGTATCCAGTTGGGACACTTGTCCAACTATGGGGAAGCTTCGGCATTGGAGATATCACCTTCTGCCCTTCTGAGGCTGAGATGGAACCCCTTTCATCAGTATACTGAAGAAAGAATATTGACATTTTTAGGGTTGGAGAGACAAAGCAAATGA